The following coding sequences lie in one Mesorhizobium sp. NZP2298 genomic window:
- a CDS encoding GNAT family N-acetyltransferase, with protein sequence MANGRITVRKARLSDLVALKKVLRETFEGTWLPHISQASAQRYVETDLGGHYVEESWPEFTIAEIDGEIAGLIHWRGDFIEALHVRASHQGQGVGGRLLAHAEQAIRAAGFRQARLETDTFNERAQSVYKAVGYVEKDRYPDDEWDSGFTTVLFEKRLG encoded by the coding sequence ATGGCAAACGGGCGGATCACGGTACGCAAGGCGCGGCTGAGCGATCTTGTGGCTCTCAAAAAGGTGCTGCGGGAGACGTTCGAGGGCACCTGGCTGCCGCACATCTCCCAGGCATCGGCACAGCGCTATGTCGAGACCGATCTTGGCGGGCACTACGTCGAGGAGAGCTGGCCGGAATTCACCATTGCCGAGATCGATGGCGAGATTGCCGGCCTGATCCATTGGCGCGGCGATTTCATCGAGGCTTTGCATGTCAGGGCCAGCCATCAGGGCCAGGGGGTCGGTGGCAGGCTGCTGGCGCACGCCGAACAGGCTATCCGCGCTGCCGGATTCCGCCAGGCTCGGCTTGAGACCGATACGTTCAATGAGCGCGCCCAGAGTGTCTACAAGGCGGTCGGCTATGTCGAGAAAGATCGCTATCCCGACGATGAATGGGACAGCGGTTTCACCACCGTGCTGTTCGAGAAGCGGCTAGGCTGA
- a CDS encoding HD domain-containing protein has product MTTVKFTAMKDGDKDDYEFLTAHEIDYAAKTGDRLLDALVQLDEGLSGYKITRLGHSLQAATRAWRDGADTDWIACALLHDIGDIYAPYNHDEYAASILKPFVREQCTWVVEKHGDFQRLYYAHHLGGNRHARDRFAGHAYFDDCDQFCERWDQSSFDPDYETLPIEFFRPFVLEVFARKAYDPAVIRAGERVPLVDPETARTRTGASA; this is encoded by the coding sequence ATGACAACCGTCAAATTCACCGCGATGAAGGATGGCGACAAGGACGACTACGAGTTCCTGACCGCCCATGAAATCGACTATGCCGCCAAGACCGGCGATCGGCTGCTCGATGCGCTGGTGCAGCTCGATGAGGGCCTGTCGGGCTACAAGATCACCCGGCTTGGCCATTCGCTGCAGGCGGCGACGCGCGCCTGGCGCGACGGCGCCGACACCGACTGGATCGCCTGCGCGCTGCTGCACGATATCGGCGACATCTATGCCCCTTACAACCACGACGAATATGCCGCTTCGATCCTGAAACCCTTCGTGCGCGAGCAATGCACCTGGGTGGTGGAGAAGCACGGCGATTTCCAGCGGCTCTATTACGCCCACCATCTCGGCGGCAACCGTCATGCGCGCGACCGCTTCGCCGGCCATGCCTATTTCGACGACTGCGACCAGTTCTGCGAACGCTGGGACCAGTCGAGTTTTGATCCCGATTACGAGACGCTGCCGATCGAATTCTTTCGGCCCTTCGTGCTCGAAGTCTTCGCCCGCAAGGCCTACGACCCCGCGGTGATCCGCGCCGGCGAGCGCGTGCCTCTCGTCGATCCCGAAACAGCCAGGACAAGAACCGGAGCTTCCGCATGA
- a CDS encoding tetratricopeptide repeat protein: MAIRDPFDLALSGATQAGFVPYSQAVRQLQCFIGDPVASVDRAIAQDPGFVMAHVFKGYLFGLATEREATAVARACHEAALPLAATAREEAHVSALGHLANGRWHDAARILEDIAIETPLDAVALQVGHQIDFFTGNARMLRDRIARALPSWQSGMPGYHAMLGMQAFGLEEMGDYIRAEKLGRMAVEIEPRDGWAQHAVAHVMEMQSRQRDGIAWMRANPEAWTKESFLQVHNWWHLALFHYDLGETDQMLALYDGPIYGTPSTMALNMVDASALLWRLHLGGVDIGDRWAALAANWPGAGAGDYAFNDAHAMMAFVGAGLDAPARTLLEAQREAMRGGDDNAAFTRDVGYPLTLAIKAFGERNYAEAIRLIRPIRAIAHRFGGSHAQRDVIDLTLIEAALRAGDGVLARALAAERSMARPDSPLSVLFSRRAADLSEN, translated from the coding sequence ATGGCGATCAGGGATCCATTCGACCTGGCACTTTCGGGTGCGACGCAAGCGGGATTCGTGCCCTATAGCCAAGCGGTGCGCCAATTGCAGTGCTTCATCGGCGATCCGGTGGCTTCCGTCGATCGCGCCATCGCGCAGGACCCCGGTTTTGTCATGGCGCATGTCTTCAAGGGCTATCTCTTCGGGCTTGCCACCGAACGTGAGGCGACGGCCGTGGCCAGGGCCTGCCACGAGGCGGCGTTGCCGCTTGCGGCGACAGCGCGCGAAGAGGCGCATGTCTCAGCTCTCGGTCACCTCGCCAACGGGCGCTGGCATGACGCCGCCAGGATCCTTGAGGACATCGCCATCGAGACCCCACTCGACGCCGTGGCGCTGCAGGTCGGGCACCAGATCGACTTCTTCACCGGCAATGCCCGCATGCTGCGCGACCGCATCGCGCGCGCCTTGCCATCCTGGCAGAGCGGCATGCCCGGTTACCATGCCATGCTTGGCATGCAGGCCTTCGGGCTGGAGGAGATGGGTGACTATATCAGGGCCGAGAAACTCGGCCGCATGGCGGTCGAGATCGAGCCGCGCGACGGCTGGGCGCAACACGCCGTCGCCCATGTGATGGAAATGCAAAGCCGGCAAAGAGACGGCATTGCCTGGATGCGCGCCAACCCCGAAGCGTGGACGAAGGAAAGCTTCCTGCAGGTGCACAATTGGTGGCATCTGGCGCTGTTTCACTACGATCTCGGCGAGACCGACCAGATGTTGGCGCTCTACGACGGGCCGATCTACGGCACACCATCAACGATGGCGCTCAATATGGTCGATGCGTCGGCACTCCTGTGGCGACTCCATCTCGGCGGCGTCGATATCGGCGATCGCTGGGCAGCGCTGGCCGCCAATTGGCCGGGGGCCGGCGCCGGCGACTATGCCTTCAACGACGCCCATGCGATGATGGCGTTTGTGGGCGCCGGGCTGGATGCCCCGGCCCGGACCTTGCTAGAGGCACAGCGCGAGGCCATGCGTGGCGGCGACGACAACGCCGCCTTTACCCGGGATGTCGGCTATCCCCTGACGCTGGCGATCAAGGCGTTCGGCGAACGCAACTACGCCGAGGCCATACGCCTGATCCGGCCGATCCGCGCGATCGCCCACCGGTTCGGGGGAAGCCATGCGCAGCGCGACGTCATCGACCTGACGCTGATCGAAGCCGCGCTGCGAGCTGGGGACGGCGTGCTCGCCAGGGCGCTCGCGGCCGAGCGGTCGATGGCGCGGCCGGACAGCCCGCTGTCGGTCCTGTTTTCACGACGCGCCGCCGATTTGTCAGAGAATTGA
- a CDS encoding carnitine 3-dehydrogenase, with protein MSIINKAAAIGGGVIGAGWVARLLLNGIDVSIFDPDPEASRKVSEVMKGARRAYKQMVPGGLPKEGKLTFAKTIAEAVADADFIQESVPERLDLKHKVLAEIDAHAPANAIVGSSTSGIKPTDMQVAMKKHPERLVVGHPFNPVYLLPLVEIVGGDQTFPEAIEVAKEIYASIGMKPVVIRKEIEAFVGDRLLEAAWREALWLIKDGICTVEELDDIMRYGFGLRWAQMGMFQVYRVAGGEAGMRHFMAQFGPCLKWPWTKLMDVPEFNDELVDLIATQSDDQAHGLSIRELEKIRDDNLVAIMDALSKQNKGKGWGAGALHKDYTKQLAKLAAKKPAASKAAEKAKASKPVKKAEKPKKKKKG; from the coding sequence ATGAGCATCATCAACAAGGCAGCCGCCATTGGCGGTGGTGTCATCGGCGCCGGCTGGGTGGCGCGGCTGCTGCTCAACGGCATCGACGTGTCGATCTTTGATCCGGACCCGGAAGCCTCGCGCAAGGTATCGGAAGTGATGAAGGGCGCGCGCCGCGCCTACAAGCAGATGGTGCCCGGCGGCTTGCCGAAAGAGGGCAAGCTGACCTTCGCCAAGACCATAGCCGAGGCGGTGGCCGATGCCGACTTCATCCAGGAAAGCGTGCCGGAACGGCTTGACCTCAAGCACAAGGTGCTGGCCGAGATCGACGCCCATGCGCCGGCCAACGCCATTGTCGGCTCTTCGACCTCCGGCATCAAGCCGACCGACATGCAGGTGGCGATGAAGAAGCACCCGGAGCGGCTGGTCGTCGGCCATCCGTTCAATCCGGTCTACCTCCTGCCGTTGGTCGAAATCGTCGGCGGCGATCAGACCTTCCCCGAGGCCATCGAGGTCGCCAAGGAGATCTATGCCTCGATCGGTATGAAGCCGGTCGTCATCCGCAAGGAGATCGAAGCCTTCGTCGGCGATCGCCTGCTCGAAGCGGCCTGGCGCGAGGCGCTGTGGCTGATCAAGGACGGCATCTGCACGGTCGAGGAACTCGACGACATCATGCGCTACGGCTTCGGCCTGCGCTGGGCGCAGATGGGCATGTTCCAGGTCTATCGCGTTGCAGGCGGCGAGGCCGGCATGCGCCACTTCATGGCGCAGTTCGGGCCGTGCCTGAAATGGCCGTGGACCAAGCTCATGGACGTGCCCGAATTCAACGATGAGCTGGTCGACCTGATCGCCACCCAGTCGGACGACCAGGCGCACGGCCTGTCGATCCGCGAACTGGAAAAGATCCGCGACGACAATCTGGTCGCGATCATGGATGCGCTGTCGAAGCAGAACAAGGGCAAGGGCTGGGGCGCGGGCGCCTTGCACAAGGACTATACCAAGCAGTTGGCCAAGCTGGCGGCGAAGAAGCCGGCGGCCTCAAAGGCTGCAGAAAAGGCCAAGGCCTCCAAGCCGGTGAAGAAGGCGGAAAAGCCGAAGAAAAAGAAGAAAGGCTGA
- a CDS encoding GlxA family transcriptional regulator: MIKNEKATIFRAEQSPLRVTLLVFSGASIMCVACAVDPLRAANRIAGETLFDFKLVSVTGEAPVTTCGLPVAVSGRFDATEPTDVLVVVAGFGTQNYATSALLAGLRRAARSARACGGVEAGTWLVARAGLLEGRSATTHWEDMEDFSSAFPGVDVRPDRYIIDGPVFTTGGASPTLDLMLHLIRTRLGMAVALDVASAFIYDQARVATDAQPLVSLGRLDGYDPRLAQAIRLMEAHVDQPLTIEAIAKRAGVTARTLESIFRKSIGETPGAYYLRLRLGAARRLVVDTRVAMADIAGRTGFSSAAAFSRAFSRAFGEAPVRLRRG; encoded by the coding sequence ATGATAAAAAACGAAAAAGCGACAATCTTTCGTGCCGAGCAGTCGCCGCTCAGGGTGACGCTGCTGGTGTTCTCCGGGGCGTCCATCATGTGCGTGGCATGCGCCGTCGATCCGCTGCGTGCCGCCAACCGTATTGCCGGCGAAACCCTGTTCGACTTCAAGCTGGTTTCGGTGACCGGGGAGGCACCGGTCACGACATGCGGCCTGCCCGTGGCGGTCAGCGGCCGGTTCGATGCGACGGAGCCAACCGATGTCCTGGTCGTGGTCGCGGGCTTCGGCACGCAGAACTATGCCACGTCGGCCTTGCTCGCCGGCCTGCGCCGCGCGGCGCGCTCGGCTCGCGCCTGTGGCGGCGTCGAGGCGGGTACATGGCTGGTGGCGCGCGCCGGCCTGCTGGAGGGGCGCAGCGCCACCACCCATTGGGAGGACATGGAGGATTTTTCGTCGGCCTTTCCAGGCGTCGACGTGCGCCCTGATCGATACATCATCGATGGGCCGGTCTTCACCACCGGCGGCGCCTCGCCGACGCTGGACCTGATGCTGCACCTGATCCGCACCCGTCTCGGCATGGCCGTGGCGCTGGATGTGGCAAGCGCGTTCATCTACGATCAGGCGCGGGTGGCTACCGACGCGCAGCCGCTGGTCTCGCTTGGCCGGCTCGACGGCTACGATCCACGCCTGGCGCAGGCCATCCGGCTGATGGAAGCGCATGTCGACCAGCCGCTCACCATAGAAGCCATAGCAAAGCGCGCCGGCGTGACGGCGCGGACCCTGGAAAGCATCTTTCGCAAGTCGATCGGCGAGACGCCTGGCGCCTATTATCTGAGGCTGCGCCTGGGCGCGGCGCGCCGGCTGGTGGTCGACACCAGGGTGGCGATGGCGGATATTGCCGGGCGGACGGGATTCTCCTCCGCCGCGGCATTTTCCAGAGCGTTTTCAAGAGCATTTGGCGAAGCCCCGGTCAGGCTTCGTCGGGGTTAA
- the xylA gene encoding xylose isomerase — protein sequence MSSGFFGDIQKIKYEGPDSTNPLAYRFYNPDEVVAGKRLEDHLRFAVAYWHSFAWPGGDPFGGQTFDRPWFPKAGGVDTMELAKLKADVAFEMFSLLGAPYFCFHDADVRPEGKDFSESAARLDEIADYFAGKMKQTGVKLLWGTANLFSHRRFMSGAATNPDPDVFAYAAATVKSCIDVTKRLKGENYVLWGGREGYETLLNTDLAREQEQAGRFLSLVVDYKHKTGFKGTILIEPKPQEPTKHQYDYDVATVYGFLKRFGLEKEVKLNIEQGHAILAGHSFEHELALANALGVFGSIDMNRNDYQSGWDTDQFPNNVPEMALAYYQVLQAGGFKTGGTNFDAKLRRQSLDPQDLLIGHIGGMDSCARGLKAAARMVEDKALSAPLAERYAGWNTAEAKAMLSGKRTLEEIAERVVKKKIEPQPRSGRQELLENIVNRYV from the coding sequence ATGAGCAGCGGATTTTTCGGCGACATCCAGAAGATCAAATATGAGGGGCCGGATTCGACCAATCCGCTGGCCTACCGGTTCTATAACCCAGACGAGGTCGTGGCCGGCAAGCGGTTGGAAGACCATCTGCGCTTCGCTGTCGCCTACTGGCATTCCTTCGCCTGGCCGGGCGGCGATCCGTTCGGTGGCCAGACTTTCGACCGTCCCTGGTTCCCCAAGGCCGGCGGCGTCGACACGATGGAATTGGCGAAACTCAAGGCCGATGTCGCCTTCGAGATGTTCTCGCTGCTCGGCGCACCATATTTCTGCTTCCACGACGCCGATGTCCGGCCCGAGGGCAAGGATTTTTCCGAGAGTGCCGCCCGCCTCGATGAGATCGCGGACTACTTTGCCGGCAAGATGAAGCAGACCGGCGTAAAGCTGCTCTGGGGCACGGCGAACCTATTTTCGCATCGCCGCTTCATGTCGGGTGCCGCCACCAATCCGGATCCGGATGTCTTCGCCTATGCGGCGGCGACCGTTAAAAGCTGCATCGACGTCACCAAGCGCCTGAAGGGCGAGAACTACGTGCTGTGGGGCGGGCGCGAAGGCTATGAGACGCTGCTAAACACCGACCTCGCCCGCGAGCAGGAACAGGCCGGACGCTTCCTCAGCCTCGTCGTCGACTACAAGCACAAGACCGGCTTCAAGGGCACCATCCTGATCGAGCCGAAGCCGCAGGAGCCGACCAAGCACCAGTACGATTACGACGTCGCCACCGTCTACGGCTTCCTCAAGCGCTTCGGCCTGGAGAAGGAGGTCAAGCTCAACATCGAGCAGGGCCATGCCATCCTGGCCGGCCATTCCTTCGAGCACGAGCTGGCGCTGGCCAACGCGCTCGGTGTCTTCGGCTCCATCGACATGAACCGCAACGACTACCAGTCGGGCTGGGACACCGATCAGTTCCCCAACAACGTGCCGGAGATGGCGCTGGCCTATTATCAGGTCCTGCAGGCCGGCGGCTTCAAGACCGGCGGCACCAATTTCGACGCCAAGCTGCGCCGGCAGTCGCTCGATCCTCAGGATCTGCTGATCGGTCACATCGGCGGCATGGATTCCTGCGCGCGCGGCCTCAAGGCAGCCGCCCGCATGGTCGAGGACAAGGCGTTGTCCGCGCCGCTGGCAGAGCGCTACGCCGGCTGGAACACCGCCGAGGCCAAGGCAATGCTGTCGGGCAAGCGCACGCTGGAGGAGATCGCCGAACGCGTGGTGAAGAAGAAGATCGAGCCGCAGCCGCGCTCCGGCCGTCAGGAGCTGTTGGAGAACATTGTCAACCGTTACGTCTGA
- the xylB gene encoding xylulokinase has product MYLGLDLGTSGVKALLIDAGQNVVGSGHGALDVSRPHPGWSEQDPSHWIRACEDAIAELKASYPKQFAAVKGIGLSGQMHGATLLDAADHVLRPCILWNDTRSHVEAAALDADPRFRALTGNIVFPGFTAPKLAWVKNNEPAVFAKVAKVLLPKDFLRLWLSGEHISEMSDSAGTSWLDVGKRRWSPELLAATALDEKQMPSLVEGTQKAGGLRAELASKWGVEAGIPVAGGAGDNAASACGMGTVGAGHAFVSLGTSGVLFAANASYLPNPASAVHTFCHALPNTWHQMGVILSATDSLNWLSEITGKGAGELTAELGDTLMAPSGVSFLPYLSGERTPHNDSAIRGSFTGLAHESSRAALTQAVLEGVAFAFRDSLEALKKAGTTLTRVTAIGGGSRSRYWLKSIATALQVPVDIPADGDFGAAFGAARLGLIAATGADPLAVCSAPRTDATIEPDAGLGGAYADAYHRYRALYPAIRGATA; this is encoded by the coding sequence ATGTATCTCGGCCTCGACCTGGGCACGTCGGGCGTCAAGGCGCTGCTGATCGATGCCGGACAGAATGTCGTCGGCTCCGGCCATGGCGCGCTTGACGTTTCGCGGCCGCATCCCGGCTGGTCCGAACAGGATCCGTCGCACTGGATACGCGCCTGCGAAGACGCGATCGCCGAATTGAAGGCTTCCTATCCCAAGCAGTTCGCGGCGGTGAAAGGCATCGGCCTGTCGGGCCAGATGCATGGCGCCACCTTGCTCGATGCGGCCGATCACGTGCTGCGGCCCTGCATCCTGTGGAACGACACGCGCAGCCATGTCGAGGCGGCCGCACTCGACGCCGATCCGCGCTTCCGCGCGCTCACCGGCAACATCGTCTTTCCTGGCTTCACCGCGCCCAAGCTCGCCTGGGTGAAGAACAACGAGCCCGCGGTCTTCGCCAAGGTTGCCAAGGTGCTGCTGCCGAAGGATTTCCTGCGACTTTGGCTCTCCGGCGAGCACATTTCGGAGATGTCGGATTCGGCCGGCACGTCCTGGCTCGATGTCGGCAAGCGCCGCTGGTCGCCTGAACTGCTCGCCGCCACCGCCCTTGACGAGAAGCAGATGCCGTCCCTGGTCGAGGGCACGCAGAAGGCTGGCGGGTTGCGTGCCGAACTCGCGTCGAAATGGGGCGTCGAGGCCGGCATCCCGGTTGCCGGTGGCGCCGGCGACAATGCGGCTTCCGCCTGCGGCATGGGCACGGTCGGCGCCGGCCATGCCTTTGTCTCGCTCGGCACGTCGGGCGTGCTGTTTGCCGCCAACGCGTCCTATCTGCCCAACCCGGCAAGCGCGGTCCATACCTTCTGCCACGCGCTGCCCAACACCTGGCATCAGATGGGCGTCATCCTGTCGGCGACCGATTCGCTCAACTGGCTGTCCGAGATCACGGGCAAGGGCGCTGGCGAACTGACCGCCGAACTGGGGGATACACTGATGGCGCCGAGCGGCGTGTCCTTCCTGCCCTATCTTTCCGGCGAGCGTACGCCGCATAATGATTCCGCCATTCGCGGTTCCTTCACCGGCCTGGCGCATGAATCGAGCCGCGCGGCGCTGACGCAGGCGGTTCTGGAGGGCGTCGCCTTCGCCTTCCGCGACAGCCTCGAGGCCCTGAAGAAAGCCGGCACCACACTGACGCGCGTCACCGCGATCGGCGGCGGCTCGCGCTCGCGCTACTGGCTGAAATCGATCGCCACCGCGCTGCAAGTGCCGGTGGATATTCCAGCCGACGGCGATTTCGGCGCCGCCTTTGGCGCCGCCAGGCTTGGCCTGATCGCGGCGACCGGCGCCGATCCGCTGGCCGTCTGCTCCGCGCCCAGGACGGATGCCACGATCGAACCGGATGCCGGGCTCGGCGGCGCCTATGCGGACGCCTATCACCGCTACCGGGCGCTGTATCCGGCTATCAGGGGCGCCACGGCGTGA
- a CDS encoding BKACE family enzyme: MPLAMNREVFITCAVTGSGGSQDRSPHVPRSPKQIADSAIDAAKAGAAIVHCHVRDPETGKPRRDVHLYREVTERIRAADVDVILNLTAGMGGDMVFGSPEAPLPLNEKGTDMGGATNRMEHVRQCLPEICTLDCGTMNFAEADYVMTNTPGMLRAMGGMMTALGVKPEIEAFDTGHLWFAKQLVEEKVLNPDALVQLCMGVPWGAPDDLNTFMAMVNNVPSTWNWSAFSIGRNQMAYAAAAVLAGGNVRVGLEDNLWLDKGVLATNAQLVERAASIVTNLGARILGPEEVRKKLNLTKRAPIAA, from the coding sequence ATGCCGCTCGCGATGAACCGTGAGGTCTTCATTACCTGTGCCGTGACCGGATCCGGCGGCTCCCAGGATCGCAGCCCGCATGTGCCGCGCTCGCCCAAGCAGATCGCCGATTCGGCCATTGACGCGGCCAAGGCCGGTGCCGCGATCGTCCACTGCCATGTGCGCGACCCCGAGACCGGCAAGCCCCGGCGCGACGTCCACCTCTATCGCGAAGTGACCGAGCGCATCCGCGCGGCAGACGTCGACGTCATCCTGAACCTCACCGCCGGCATGGGCGGCGACATGGTGTTCGGCTCGCCAGAAGCACCGCTGCCGCTCAACGAAAAAGGCACCGACATGGGCGGCGCCACCAACCGCATGGAACATGTGCGCCAGTGCCTGCCGGAAATCTGCACGCTCGACTGCGGCACCATGAACTTCGCCGAAGCGGACTATGTGATGACCAACACGCCCGGCATGCTGCGCGCCATGGGCGGCATGATGACGGCGCTCGGCGTCAAGCCCGAGATCGAGGCTTTCGACACTGGCCATCTCTGGTTCGCCAAGCAGCTGGTCGAGGAAAAGGTGCTCAACCCCGACGCGCTGGTGCAGCTCTGCATGGGCGTGCCATGGGGCGCGCCGGACGATCTCAACACCTTCATGGCCATGGTCAACAACGTGCCGTCGACCTGGAACTGGTCGGCCTTTTCCATCGGCCGCAACCAGATGGCCTATGCCGCGGCCGCGGTGCTCGCCGGCGGCAATGTCCGCGTCGGGCTGGAAGACAACCTCTGGCTGGACAAGGGCGTACTGGCCACCAATGCGCAGCTGGTCGAGCGTGCCGCCAGCATCGTCACCAATCTCGGCGCTCGGATCCTGGGGCCGGAGGAAGTGCGCAAGAAGCTCAACCTGACCAAGCGGGCGCCGATCGCGGCATAG
- a CDS encoding nuclear transport factor 2 family protein produces the protein MTDLNAIAEGYITAWNESDASRRAELLKATFTEDVSYRDPLMQGDGHDGVAALIDGVHQRFAGFRFSLKGTPDGFADKIRFSWNLGPEGTPSIIEGTDIGVIENGRLKSITGFLDKVPAQ, from the coding sequence ATGACCGACCTCAACGCAATCGCCGAGGGCTACATCACCGCCTGGAACGAAAGCGATGCCAGCCGCCGCGCCGAATTGCTCAAGGCGACCTTCACCGAAGACGTCAGCTATCGCGACCCGCTGATGCAGGGCGACGGCCATGATGGCGTCGCGGCGCTGATCGACGGCGTGCACCAGCGCTTTGCCGGCTTCCGGTTCTCGCTGAAGGGCACGCCGGACGGGTTCGCCGACAAGATCCGCTTCTCCTGGAATCTCGGCCCGGAAGGCACACCTTCCATCATCGAAGGCACCGACATCGGTGTCATCGAGAACGGCCGCCTGAAGAGCATCACCGGGTTCCTCGACAAGGTGCCGGCGCAGTGA